Proteins from a single region of Penaeus monodon isolate SGIC_2016 chromosome 29, NSTDA_Pmon_1, whole genome shotgun sequence:
- the LOC119591608 gene encoding uncharacterized protein LOC119591608: MSQFISRSEARELTYKTLVGTVRTNKKKMPHPLRDKEEEELGSSASNYTKEMRLYVTSRTKRKLVPQLSQHTQPNIAASDKPEITKLSNATKRGIDTFDQMCAVNSCSRKTRHWPLCAVYGMLNAACIISYIISSENVVRGGAIPTEKHIHAAVG, encoded by the exons ATGTCACAATTTATCAGTAGGTCGGAAGCCAGGGAACTGAC ATACAAGACCCTTGTCGGAACTGTGagaacaaacaagaagaaaatgccACATCCGCTGCgggacaaggaagaagaggaacttGGGTCTAGTGCTTCCAACTACACGAAGGAGATGCGCCTGTACGTGACCTCCAGGACCAAAAGGAAACTGGTGCCGCAGCTGTCCCAACACACCCAGCCCAACATTGCCGCCAGTGACAAGCCAGAAATCACCAAGCTCTCAAATGCCACCAAAAGAGGGATAGACACGTTCGACCAAATGTGTGCAGTCAACTCCTGCTCGAGGAAGACCCGACACTGGCCCCTGTGCGCCGTGTATGGGATGCTGAATGCAGCATGCATAATTTCGTACATCATTAGCAGTGAAAATGTGGTTCGGGGAGGCGCCATACCGACAGAGAAACATATACATGCTGCAGTTGGGTGA
- the LOC119591610 gene encoding uncharacterized protein LOC119591610, whose protein sequence is MPALALNGRTISSYKTLVGTVRTNKKKMPHPLRDKEEEELGSSASNYTKEMRLYVTSRTKRKLVPQLSQHTQPNIAASDKPEITKLSNATKRGIDTFDQMCAVNSCSRKTRHWPLCAVYGMLNAACIISYIISSENVVRGGAIPTEKHIHAAVG, encoded by the exons ATGCCTGCTCTCGCGCTCAATGGTCGAACCATCAGTTC ATACAAGACCCTTGTCGGAACTGTGagaacaaacaagaagaaaatgccACATCCGCTGCgggacaaggaagaagaggaacttGGGTCTAGTGCTTCCAACTACACGAAGGAGATGCGCCTGTACGTGACCTCCAGGACCAAAAGGAAACTGGTGCCGCAGCTGTCCCAACACACCCAGCCCAACATTGCCGCCAGTGACAAGCCAGAAATCACCAAGCTCTCAAATGCCACCAAAAGAGGGATAGACACGTTCGACCAAATGTGTGCAGTCAACTCCTGCTCGAGGAAGACCCGACACTGGCCCCTGTGCGCCGTGTATGGGATGCTGAATGCAGCATGCATAATTTCGTACATCATTAGCAGTGAAAATGTGGTTCGGGGAGGCGCCATACCGACAGAGAAACATATACATGCTGCAGTTGGGTGA